A single genomic interval of Trachemys scripta elegans isolate TJP31775 chromosome 3, CAS_Tse_1.0, whole genome shotgun sequence harbors:
- the LOC117875628 gene encoding trace amine-associated receptor 7a-like, with protein MTSALLQNEEAQYCFENINGSCHKTLWSSGIRITLYVVLGFLTILTLGGNLMVMISIAYFKQLHSPTNILLASLACADFCLGLTVLPFSSIRSVETCWYFGETFCRFHSCLDASFCYSSIFHLCFISVDRYIAVTDPLIYPLKFTVPVSGMFIAIAWIFSLVYSFSVVFTGANDKGIQELVNAISCVGSCQLVFNKTWVVVSALLYLIPFFTMIALYSKIFAVAKRQARMIEMMSNNIQLPDTYSDRVSKRERKAAKTLGIAAIAFLVCWSPFFISVIIDAFLNFITPPLLFDIMVWFTYSNSAINPLIYSLFYPWFRKAMKVIVSFKMLRLDCSTMNLFTN; from the coding sequence ATGACTTCAGCGCTTCTTCAGAATGAAGAAGCACAATATTGCTTTGAGAATATTAATGGATCTTGCCATAAAACATTGTGGTCTTCTGGAATCCGGATAACTTTGTATGTTGTGCTTGGTTTTCTGACAATTCTTACACTAGGTGGAAACCTAATGGTAATGATTTCAATTGCTTATTTCAAACAGCTTCACTCTCCTACAAATATTTTGCTCGCCTCTTTGGCATGTGCTGATTTTTGTTTGGGTCTGACTGTGCTGCCCTTCAGCAGTATAAGATCTGTTGAAACATGCTGGTATTTTGGGGAAACATTCTGTAGATTTCACAGTTGTTTAGATGCATCCTTTTGTTATTCATCAATATTTCACTTGTGTTTCATCTCTGTTGATCGCTACATTGCTGTTACCGATCCTTTAATTTACCCTCTCAAGTTCACAGTGCCAGTTTCAGGCATGTTCATAGCTATTGCCTGGATATTTTCATTAGTATACAGTTTTTCTGTTGTCTTCACTGGGGCTAATGACAAAGGGATACAAGAATTAGTAAATGCCATCTCCTGTGTAGGGAGCTGTCAACTTGTCTTCAACAAAACATGGGTTGTTGTATCTGCTCTCCTTTATCTAATACCTTTTTTTACAATGATAGCACTTTACAGCAAAATCTTTGCTGTGGCTAAACGACAAGCTAGAATGATAGAGATGATGAGCAACAACATCCAGTTGCCTGACACTTACAGTGACAGAGTTagcaaaagagaaaggaaagctgCTAAAACCCTGGGTATAGCTGCGATTGCTTTTTTGGTATGTTGGTCACCCTTTTTTATAAGTGTAATAATTGATGCTTTTCTTAACTTCataactccaccccttctctttgACATTATGGTTTGGTTCACTTATTCCAACTCTGCCATTAATCCTTTGATTTACTCTCTCTTTTATCCCTGGTTTCGAAAAGCAATGAAAGTGATTGTGAGCTTCAAAATGCTCCGGCTTGACTGTTCAACAATGAATTTATTTACAAACTGA